In Treponema denticola, one genomic interval encodes:
- a CDS encoding AMP-binding protein yields MFYKEYINYIESDDWETVHNSFSVKAPENFNFAYDIIDRIAKEYPEKEALVWCDETEERIFSFGELAKQINKTANFFKAMGIGRGDTVLLFLRRRYEFWFVLPALHKIGAIAVPATVQLAAHDIEYRIQSANIKMIMAVQEKNLQEEIQKAAESAYNKPLLVWVHDEMDGWISFDKLVKNMSEDFTPPQGEAYPCGKDTALLYFTSGTSGNPKMVEHNFLYPLGHIATAKFWQNVKEDGRHLSVAETGWAKAMWGKIYGQWLCGCAVFVYDMKMFIPKNLLEKLSKYRITSFCAPPTVYRYLIREKIEDYDLSSLEECTTAGEALSMDIFNIFKEKTGIELREGYGQTELTLTTGTFPGMKIKPGSMGKPAPGYEIDIIRPDGSSCKAGESGEIILRLDKKVPFGMFGGYYKNEEKPAEVFKDGVYHTGDAAYRDEDGYFWFESRTDDLIKSSGFRISPFEVESVLLQHPAVFECAVTGVPDPKRGQAVKAFVVLNKTYQPSQALEKELMFFAKKNAALYKAPRSLEFVETLPKTHNGKISRAAIRSRKA; encoded by the coding sequence ATGTTTTATAAAGAATATATAAACTATATTGAAAGCGATGATTGGGAAACCGTACATAATTCTTTTTCAGTCAAAGCTCCCGAAAATTTTAATTTTGCTTATGACATAATAGATAGAATAGCGAAGGAATACCCCGAAAAAGAGGCTCTTGTCTGGTGCGATGAAACCGAAGAAAGGATTTTTTCGTTCGGAGAATTGGCAAAGCAGATAAATAAGACGGCCAACTTTTTTAAGGCTATGGGAATAGGAAGAGGCGACACGGTTTTGCTTTTTTTGCGAAGAAGATACGAGTTTTGGTTTGTTCTTCCTGCCCTGCATAAAATAGGGGCAATAGCCGTTCCTGCAACGGTCCAGCTCGCAGCCCACGATATCGAATACCGTATTCAATCAGCCAATATAAAAATGATAATGGCCGTACAAGAAAAGAATTTGCAAGAAGAAATTCAAAAAGCTGCCGAGTCCGCTTATAATAAGCCCCTCCTTGTTTGGGTGCATGACGAAATGGATGGTTGGATTTCCTTTGATAAACTCGTAAAAAATATGAGTGAAGATTTTACACCTCCCCAAGGAGAAGCCTACCCTTGCGGAAAGGACACCGCTCTTTTGTACTTTACCTCAGGCACTTCGGGTAATCCCAAAATGGTGGAACATAATTTTTTATATCCGCTTGGGCACATTGCGACCGCAAAATTTTGGCAAAACGTCAAGGAAGACGGAAGACACTTAAGCGTTGCCGAGACAGGTTGGGCAAAGGCTATGTGGGGAAAGATTTACGGTCAATGGCTTTGCGGCTGTGCCGTATTTGTATATGACATGAAAATGTTTATCCCTAAAAACCTGCTCGAAAAATTATCAAAATACAGGATAACTTCCTTTTGTGCACCTCCCACCGTTTACAGGTACTTAATCCGCGAAAAAATAGAAGATTATGATTTATCCTCATTGGAAGAATGTACAACGGCAGGTGAAGCCCTTAGCATGGACATCTTCAATATATTCAAAGAAAAGACCGGAATAGAACTGCGGGAAGGCTACGGGCAAACAGAGCTCACCCTCACAACAGGAACCTTCCCCGGCATGAAAATCAAACCCGGTTCAATGGGAAAGCCCGCCCCCGGCTATGAGATAGATATTATCCGCCCCGACGGATCTTCTTGCAAAGCAGGAGAATCGGGAGAAATCATCTTGCGTTTGGATAAAAAAGTTCCCTTCGGAATGTTCGGAGGCTATTATAAAAATGAAGAAAAACCGGCCGAGGTTTTTAAGGACGGAGTTTACCACACGGGAGACGCCGCCTATAGGGATGAAGACGGTTATTTTTGGTTTGAAAGCCGAACCGATGACCTTATAAAAAGTTCCGGTTTCCGTATAAGCCCCTTTGAGGTGGAGTCGGTTCTTTTACAACATCCGGCAGTCTTTGAATGTGCGGTAACAGGCGTCCCCGACCCTAAAAGAGGACAGGCTGTAAAGGCCTTTGTTGTTTTAAATAAAACCTATCAACCGAGCCAAGCCTTGGAAAAAGAGCTTATGTTCTTTGCAAAGAAAAATGCGGCCCTCTACAAGGCCCCGCGTTCTCTCGAATTTGTAGAAACGTTGCCTAAAACCCATAACGGCAAGATAAGCCGGGCTGCAATCAGAAGCCGAAAGGCCTGA
- a CDS encoding endonuclease/exonuclease/phosphatase family protein codes for MNYWQQKDNHDLAWDYLVNTINPDIALLQETVVPELYKEQTVFLESHTCRVQDPIKWGTCVYISKDLLQKSSFKNVTELYVDNVCVDNESINGKQVFAELMFNNNIFTICSLHTNTSPDDIYSIRNHIEQIFNNKIMNDSISKFIIGGDFNADIEMYKGFFLKTFNSIKAQYHECIPKYTQTFFGNNMAERNHYQDDHIFVSKDLSNNIGETFSWNYGKVKQYSDHTILEVELNI; via the coding sequence ATGAATTACTGGCAACAGAAAGATAACCATGATTTAGCTTGGGATTATTTAGTAAATACAATAAATCCTGATATAGCATTACTTCAAGAAACCGTTGTTCCTGAATTATATAAGGAGCAAACGGTATTTTTGGAAAGCCATACTTGCAGAGTTCAGGACCCGATAAAATGGGGAACATGTGTATATATCAGCAAAGATCTACTACAGAAAAGTTCATTTAAGAATGTTACTGAATTGTATGTCGATAATGTGTGTGTAGATAATGAAAGTATAAATGGAAAACAAGTATTTGCAGAATTAATGTTTAATAATAATATTTTCACTATATGTAGTTTACATACTAATACTTCGCCTGATGATATTTATTCAATTAGAAACCATATTGAACAAATCTTCAATAATAAAATAATGAATGATAGCATTAGTAAATTTATCATTGGTGGAGATTTTAATGCTGATATTGAAATGTATAAGGGTTTTTTCTTGAAAACTTTCAATAGCATAAAAGCGCAGTATCATGAATGTATACCAAAATACACACAAACATTTTTTGGAAATAATATGGCTGAAAGAAATCATTATCAAGATGATCATATATTTGTCAGCAAGGATTTGTCAAATAATATAGGTGAAACATTTTCTTGGAATTATGGTAAAGTTAAGCAATATAGCGATCATACGATTTTGGAGGTAGAGCTTAATATATAA
- a CDS encoding endonuclease/exonuclease/phosphatase family protein gives MENSGEINSSIGLVKTQRAQRKNMILVTWNCCCGLTSEKAEKIIKEFPSDIYIIQECRDLDRYNLSNYFKFSNWYGDNTEYDEKTGKGDLGVGIFSNRYCITLQYYHNRNIRYFIPFKVFNNEEYYTIYAVWTKKEKCDFPYIGQVIEGLKEEDYRNISESIVVGDFNTDINYQNEREYFAYMINLFKDKNLKSCYHKFNKIEFGVDKEIKTYKNIGHVDYCFIPEKWKVLSVKTGEHDKWYQNQWKLSKNTIDHIPMQIVFETID, from the coding sequence TTGGAAAACAGTGGTGAGATAAATTCAAGTATTGGTTTAGTAAAAACACAGAGAGCACAAAGGAAAAATATGATATTAGTTACATGGAATTGTTGCTGCGGTCTAACAAGCGAAAAAGCAGAGAAAATAATCAAAGAATTTCCGTCTGATATTTACATTATTCAGGAGTGTAGAGACCTAGACAGATACAATTTATCAAATTATTTCAAGTTTTCAAACTGGTATGGTGATAATACCGAATATGATGAAAAAACAGGTAAAGGTGATTTAGGTGTCGGAATATTTTCAAATAGATACTGTATTACACTTCAGTATTATCATAATAGGAATATAAGATATTTCATTCCTTTCAAAGTATTTAACAATGAAGAATATTATACAATATACGCTGTATGGACAAAAAAAGAGAAATGTGATTTTCCTTATATTGGTCAAGTAATCGAAGGGTTAAAAGAAGAAGACTATAGAAACATATCTGAATCGATTGTTGTTGGAGACTTTAATACGGATATAAACTATCAAAATGAAAGAGAATATTTTGCTTACATGATAAACTTATTCAAAGATAAAAACCTAAAAAGTTGTTATCATAAATTTAATAAAATTGAATTTGGAGTAGATAAAGAAATAAAAACCTATAAAAACATTGGTCATGTTGATTATTGTTTTATTCCAGAAAAATGGAAGGTTTTATCGGTAAAAACTGGAGAACATGATAAATGGTATCAAAATCAATGGAAATTATCTAAAAATACAATAGATCATATCCCAATGCAGATTGTATTTGAAACTATAGACTAA